One window of the Nicotiana tabacum cultivar K326 chromosome 4, ASM71507v2, whole genome shotgun sequence genome contains the following:
- the LOC107799173 gene encoding uncharacterized protein LOC107799173 produces the protein MGNCQAIDNATLLIQHPSGRVDKLYWPVTANEIMKMNPGHYVALLLTTTTLCPPTNPASATATATATTNRNNSVSKNTGNMPVRITRIKLLKPTDTLVLGHVYRLITTQEVMKGLWAKKYAKKKQQLDSGEVQEKSTHENLSTSQSKNGQRRSEMDNSKQVKQEKHRSSTGAKPRTWHPKLHSISEATS, from the exons ATGGGGAACTGCCAAGCCATTGATAATGCAACACTCCTTATACAACACCCCAGTGGTAGAGTTGATAAACTCTATTGGCCTGTCACTGCTAACGAAATTATGAAAATGAATCCAGGCCATTATGTTGCTCTTCTTCTTACTACTACCACCTTGTGTCCGCCCACTAACCCCGCCTCCGCCACCGCCACCGCCACCGCCACCACAAACAGAAATAACAGTGTAAGCAAAAATACTGGTAATATGCCAGTCCGTATAACGCGGATTAAGCTTCTCAAGCCAACGGATACACTTGTTTTGGGTCATGTTTACAGACTAATTACTACTCAAG AGGTGATGAAAGGGTTATGGGCTAAGAAGTATGCCAAGAAGAAGCAGCAGCTAGACTCCGGGGAGGTACAAGAGAAGTCAACTCATGAGAATTTATCAACTTCACAGTCCAAGAATGGACAAAGAAGATCTGAAATGGACAACTCCAAACAG GTGAAACAAGAAAAGCATCGGAGCTCAACAGGTGCAAAACCGAGAACATGGCATCCCAAACTCCACAGCATATCTGAGGCTACAAGCTGA
- the LOC107799171 gene encoding nucleobase-ascorbate transporter 6, giving the protein MLGTTVIIPTALVPQMGGGNEEKAKVIQTLLFVAGLNTLLQSYFGTRLPAVIGGSYTFVAPTISIILSGRWEDPDPVSRFKKIMRATQGALIVASTLQIVLGFSGLWRNVVRFLSPLSAVPLVSLVGFGLYEFGFPGVAKCVEIGLPQLVLLVIFSQYLAHLIRRGKNIFDRFAVLFTVAIVWIYAHLLTVGGAYNGTPPKTQASCRTDRAGLIDGAPWIRVPYPFQWGPPSFDAGEAFAMMMAAFVALVESTGGFIAITRYASATPLPPSVLSRGVGWQGIGILLSGLFGTGNGSSVSIENAGLLALTRVGSRRVVQISAGFMIFFSILGKFGAVFASIPASIVGALYCIFFAYVGVGGLSFLQFCNLNSFRTKFILGFSIFLGLSVPQYFNEYTVIAGYGPVHTSGRWFNDMVNVPFSSEAFVAGILAYFLDNTMHKKDSQVRKDRGKPWWDKFKSFKTDTRSEEFYSLPFNLNKYFPSV; this is encoded by the exons ATGCTCGGTACCACAGTTATCATTCCTACGGCTCTAGTTCCCCAAATGGGAGGAGGAAAT GAGGAGAAAGCCAAAGTTATTCAGACATTGCTATTTGTTGCTGGGCTGAACACCTTGTTGCAATCTTACTTTGGAACTAGACTACCTGCTGTGATTGGAGGGTCTTATACCTTTGTTGCACCTACAATTTCAATTATCCTTTCGGGACGATGGGAAGACCCAGACCCTGTTTCG AGATTCAAGAAGATAATGCGGGCCACCCAAGGTGCACTTATCGTTGCTTCAACACTTCAGATTGTCCTAGGCTTCAGTGGTCTTTGGCGCAATGTTGTAAG GTTTTTGAGCCCACTTTCAGCTGTTCCTTTAGTTTCTCTTGTTGGCTTCGGGCTCTACGAATTTGGTTTTCCCGGG GTTGCCAAATGTGTTGAAATTGGGTTGCCACAGCTGGTCCTTTTGGTCATTTTCTCTCAG TATTTGGCACATTTGATACGCCGAGGAAAGAATATATTTGATCGGTTTGCTGTTCTTTTCACGGTGGCAATTGTATGGATCTACGCACACCTACTTACGGTGGGTGGGGCTTATAATGGGACGCCACCAAAGACCCAAGCAAGCTGTAGAACGGATCGTGCTGGACTCATTGATGGTGCTCCATG GATTAGAGTTCCATACCCCTTCCAGTGGGGACCACCTTCATTTGATGCTGGTGAAGCATTTGCTATGATGATGGCTGCATTTGTTGCTCTTGTTGAG TCTACTGGTGGTTTTATTGCAATTACGAGATATGCAAGTGCTACTCCCTTGCCACCATCCGTACTCAGCAGAGGTGTAGGTTGGCAG GGAATTGGCATTTTACTGTCTGGGTTGTTTGGCACTGGGAATGGATCTTCTGTATCTAT TGAGAATGCAGGTCTTTTGGCACTGACACGTGTTGGCAGCAGAAGAGTTGTTCAGATATCTGCAGGGTTTATGATTTTCTTCTCAATTCTCG GAAAATTTGGAGCAGTCTTTGCTTCAATACCAGCATCCATTGTAGGTGCTTTGTACTGCATTTTCTTCGCTTATGTAG GCGTTGGAGGCTTAAGCTTCCTCCAGTTCTGCAATCTGAATAGTTTCCGTACCAAGTTTATATTAGGTTTCTCCATCTTTCTGGGTTTGTCAGTGCCACAGTACTTCAACGAGTACACAGTTATTGCTGGTTATGGACCTGTTCACACGAGTGGACGATGG TTCAACGACATGGTTAATGTGCCCTTCTCATCGGAAGCATTTGTTGCGGGTATTCTGGCTTATTTCTTGGACAACACAATGCACAAAAAGGATAGTCAGGTAAGGAAAGACAGAGGCAAGCCATGGTGGGACAAGTTTAAGTCTTTCAAGACCGACACGAGGAGTGAAGAATTCTATTCCCTTCCATTCAATCTCAACAAGTATTTCCCATCTGTGTGA